The Medicago truncatula cultivar Jemalong A17 chromosome 7, MtrunA17r5.0-ANR, whole genome shotgun sequence genome includes the window TATTCGCCTGGTACTGTATGCTTCATAGTTcagttgaacattttttttggaGGGGTTTTAGTACTTAAAAGATATAATTACCTTTGCTGATCTTCGGCATCAGGTTGTTGAGCATGGTCTAGGTCACCTGCCTTTCACAGAAAAGCAAGTCGTCACTCCAACAGGCAATCATCTCTCCTTGTACTCGGTTCTTGCAgttcttttacttttatgttcaTCATATTGTCTTCTCTTGTACGGGGAACAATATTTGTGCTTTGTGCACGGGAACATGTATATGGCTAAGAAGCAACAGTAGGACACAGAAACCAGTTCATGTTGACATCACTAATTAACTGAAACGAGGTTTATATTAACAGGATCTGTCTATACTGGTGTTGATTTCTGCAAGAAATTATGTGGTGTTTCAATTATTCGAAGGTGAGCTAAGCTTTAAACCAGGTATTTATTTTCGTAGGTCCAATCCAAATGATAGGTTTCTACCAAAAACGAAACGATTCAACTAATAAGACCAATTCCTTTGTTACGTTCACAGTTTCTTGCTGTGGATGTATTTACAATCTAGAATATTGAATCCTTCAACCAAACCTTATTCACTTCCATATTATATCGTAGGCTGTTTCCAATTGGCTGAATTTTTTTCGTTGTTTTTATATTATAGTGGTGAGAGCATGGAAAATGCACTTCGTGCATGTTGTAAAGGcattaaaattggaaaaattcTGATTCACCGGGATGGAGATAATGGAAAACAGGCAAGTAAATCATTTGAAATCCATGAAGTTGCCTAGAGTAGCCCTCACGTATAGGTTTCCTATGGTAGTTTGTATTTAATGGTAAACTCTTTGCTTCTCTGAGCAGCTTATATATGAGAAGCTTCCCAAGGATATCTCGGAACGGCATGTCTTGCTTCTTGACCCTGTGCTTGCTACAGGTGAAGATTAGAAATGTTGAAATGTCCTTCCACTATTTATTGTTCCACTTTATCTTACTGTGTCACATTTTGATAGGTTTTATTTGCTGAAAACTTGATTGTCAGCAAATAATGCGCACacttttatttgcatttttttcagTCCACTGGAAAGAAACCTattttcacacttattaagtaTGGTAGTTAAGTGCAATTCATTATCTTGATTTCTTGCCGTGTAGTCAAATATCGGCCATGGCGGATTTTTTGGCAACCTCCATGGCGGATTTAAAATGGAGGATTTTTTTGCTTTCTACCATGGTGACACTTGATTTCatgtaaaaaaatacatatactaACCTCCCCCTAATTATAATGGCCACCTCCTCACAACATTAAAGAACTAAtgtttgtaccaaaaataataaaaaataaagaactaaTGTGAGGATATTTTTggaataataacattaaatgtGGATAGAATGGTTGACATTTACTTATATTTGAGTCTAACAAATTTAGGTATGTTTTTGCTTATTAAGTCAATAGTTAGTTGTTTGTTACAAAAGGGTAGCTTGCTAATTATGTTACTGTTTTGAATGATATTTGTGAATGCGGAGTGCTATATTCTAGTCATTGGGTGATGTGAGAGGGGATGATgaaaatataattcaatttatttGGCAATTGTATTACTATTAGCTAGATACCTCCTAAGGAGCATGTAAAAGCTGAAAGCAGGGACCACTAAATTGCACTTTTGATTATTACTTTGAGATTGTTTATTTGAATAGTCAAGTACTTAGATTAGTCATTGGCAAATTTGGTGTTTAAATCGTTCTCAACTTATGGTTACTTAATCTGTTTTTCTGACTGATGATGAATACacaattaatatcaataattCTGCTACAGGTAACTCAGCCAACCAAGCAATTGAATTACTCATTCAAAAAGGAGTACCAGAATCCCACATTATATTCCTGAATCTCATTTCTGTGAGTAAATTTTGATGCTTTTCTTTACACatacaataatggttatttgaCTATTATCTCACACTGATTGTGTGAATCTTTATGTTTTCAGGCTCCTGAGGGAATCCATTGTGTTTGTAAAAGGTTTCCATCATTGAAAATTGTCACATCTGAGATTGATGTTGCATTAAATGATGAGTTTCGTGTTATCCCTGGGTTGGGTGAATTTGGTGATCGCTACTTTGGCACCGATGATTGATCCTTCAGCATGTCTTTTGGTTAACAGATGCATTGTAATGAAATATTGAAGATTTAGCAAATACCACCTTGGCTGCAATTTGAGGCAAGCAGATTAGAATAATATGGATGCAAACTCATTCTTTGGTTGATATGCATGCATGCTTTGATTTTCAGCTTATTGAATGTAGAGATAAATTCTAGCTAGATGATGATGGTATCCTACCAATGTAGACAATTATATCTAGTTCAGAGAAGGTTATTTGGAAAAAATTTGCATAGGTACTCTAACAAACCATATCAACGACAACCAGTGATCCATATATGCAAACTCGTTATTTTATTTCActaatttagttttaaaatattttaaggttaaaaagGTGAATTAGTTTAAAAATTTCTCTCCTCCATCAGTTAATcgaacatatatttaattaaaatcttggctttaaatctaatattcttatgcatgatcatatatttgaagattgaaaggccataagaaattaaaaccataaatttgaagcttgaaaatccatataaaaatggaccaaaaggacaaaattgaaatgagaaaaagataaaggatcaaactgttacctaaaataaagttaagggactaaacaTGTAATATTGCCTAAAATCTTTCACATctcttttgaataaaatatataatatctgAGGTGTAAATGATACTCACttcatcccaaattatatgtcgttttggaaagaaaaaaattgtctcaaacTATATATCGTTTTACAAACAATATCAATGAAgtattaatgttatatttttattatatctttaattatttattactctttcttctttcatttttttaatttatcattctcataccatttattaagaacaattttgtaaaacagaacatttcccttaattttattcaaaatagtGACACTAATgaccaaattaaataatattattgcaAGGAGGAAAAAGATTGAGAGTTGAGTAGGAATTGGAAATATGTCCGATACTTATTTGGGGATCAATCTCCTGTGGATGAGTTTATCATATCTTGCACCGTGAGTGGGTGTGCTTTTGTCAtgcaatataatattaaaataatggaCGGACAAGATCGCCGATCGGTAATTAATTGCTACAGTCCCCATCCAAGTTTTATCGAAATACCATGAATGGCACAGTTCTATTCGTATTTAAAATTCAGTAATGTCATTTCGCCCCattattgttttgtattttCAACTTTTACCTCAGACAAAATTCAACAATAAGACATTCACATTTTCTCTGAAACGTTTGATTTCTCCATGAATATAGTTAATGTAAACGAAATTCAACAATACGACCTTTAGATTCTCtctcaacaataaataatttagaatgcATTAAGGATGCTTCTTTCTTCCCCTATGTTTACCCCTTCTtatttaaattcatattttccCACAAGTATCATTCACCTCTGTCATCATCAGATTCGTCGATGAGTAAAATGATCATCTATTGTCGCAGACCACGCCCGTCTTTGAAATTTGAACTTGCAACTACCCATTTCATGAGGCACTACAGGACGTTCTACGGGCCGGAGGTGGTGGATTCTCAACAATCCATGTAAAAAATGAGGTATGAATAAGttatttattgttaattttcCGACCATAAACATTTGTTTGTTATGAAGTCATCTGGATGCATGTTTTAGTAGGTTATAGAGATAGACAGGCAGTGGCATTAAGCTAAGCTGGTGGTACCCATAGGAACTAAAATTTTAATGCTTGTTTGAGTATTGTAAAATTTAACAATATGGTTTGTAAAATACTTAGATTATATATTCGATTATGGCACCTTTCAACAATGCATAacattctctttttaaaaaaaaaaacaatgaataacATTCTCACGAGGTATTCTTCCACGATCACAAGACCGAATCAATAGTATTTGGAGACACAcataaaaagattatttttaaaatattcaatcattttttatttatcaatttcctctttattattaaaaaaagtacttctTTATGTGCACTGATGAGTGATGAGGCTTtactaaacatatttttatatggAAACTCCTTTTGTTGAAGATGTCATTCATTGTGTAGCCTAGTTTAACATGTAGACCTACATGAATGCGTAAATGATATTGTGCGATCTAGTTTGGGTCTAAAATGTTGCAGCATTTCATGGTTAGCTTCTTCATGTTCTATACAtacaaattcattcatttgtGTATTGTGTGGTGGTTTGCTAGCAAAAGATGATGTTGAATACGTGAAGTTTGGTTCGGGATGGCACCGATTATGTGAAATCAATTGATTTAAAGCCGACGATGTTTTGGAATTCGAATGCGAACATGTATTTAATCATAAACGCATCTATGTCAAAAAGGTAATGTAGGGTAGGCTAAGAAAGGGAGCAGAATGAGAATGTAATTTTGGTAGGATTCGTATGTGTGTTTTAGTGCCACCTTTTGCATACCTCTGTTCTAACGTAGCTTGCAAAATCTGAATGGACTTTTAAACCATTATATATTTTGTGCTAATGCaagtttaattttatgtttgtatTATCTGGTGGGGATTACATACCTGTGTGACACAACGTCCAATCAATTGATAAACTTATGATGAGCACTTCCCGTTAATAGGATATcatgcttttcttttttatgcaaaattcaaaatcatcctTATTATTACATTGTATCTAAACTACTAAATTACcatgtaatttttaaattaaataaatcataatatcCACGAGATTTATTAAACATGAATCAAGTCATTTACATACAATGCCCTTACTTATATTGGCACCTCCTCAATCCAAACTTTTTCTCCCATTATAAGGGTTAAGCGGGCCAAATTGTGGGCCAACCAGTTTCCATCTCTACTCGtgtgtcaaaagaatgaagagaacgCAACATGCATTTTAGCGAATCAACTATATGTTTTCACATCGAATTCCTTTGTATATGATGAGTATGACTTAAGGGAATGCACCTCTAAGATGTTGTTTTGTGCATGATCATGCTCCTCTGTCAATTGAAACTTGTCAGTTGGCATTGCAGTAAAATTAAGTTCAAAAGAATGTATTGGAATACATTCATTTACATTCCTATTCATACTATATGCAGGGTTTCAATGTGATAAACTATAAAGTTGATTTGCAGacacctcttttttttttttagtgtttcttttattttctttgatgatTAATGAGATTATAAAAACAACTAGCAGATCAATCATTTGCATAATCAAATAAGTCAAGATTGGTTGTTTATATTCAAGGCACACCTTATAGGTTGaatagtttgttaaaaaaatacatgggttttttcaaaaaataaaaaactaagaaTGTAGAGTTTAAAGTAttaaaattaactgttaattgtttgtctttaatatattatgagtcaaggataaaaaaaatattttaagttcagtggcattttgcacataagtgcaaaactttagGGGTATTTGCTCATAACAgtaaagaaaatagagttttaaaaaaaaaattgaaaaaaatttacCGCTTGTTACGTGAATTGGACAGGGCCACATAGACATTCAAATGCCACGTCATATTGACTAACAAATGAATTTGACAGaggaaataaattaattaacattatgCAATTTTAGagaggtaattgaagttttgttaatatcaatgaaataattgacaaaatttataattttggagGATAATTACATATTTACTACATTTAAAACATATCTCAACTCCAATAAGAGAACCAAGTTTGCAAAATAGTGAAAATACGACCATTAttttaattaaccctaaaaaatttcatttaacttttttccttttttcctgGGGATATTCGATTTCccttactctttctttttcccacaatttttttctttttttcacacTTTGACTAAAAATCCCAAAATTGTTGAGAGCCAAAACACCCAAAATTGTTCCGAATCCGAGACCGTTCTTCCATTCCATTGTCGAGCCATCTAAAGGTATGCATTccattatttattcttttaaatttcttttcacCCTTATACGGTGCCCTAGTTTCCGACACAtgtaattacattgaattatgtaattttctcaaTAATTGTGCTTCTCATTTTGGTACAGTTCAAAGTGTAAAGAGAAGAGATGGCTGGGCAATCAAACCATGAACTCTCACTCTTTTCGGCAGAGGAggtataattttcaaattggaCTAATGTTATGGACATTGTTTgagattattattaatatattaatgttttgttttgtttgtcaaTTTTAGCTTGAGTTCATCGCTGAGGACGAGATTGTCGACATCGTGCCTAATCTCAAAATGGATCCTCTTTGTCTCATCTCTGTAAGCAGTAACTCATATCTGAAACATTAGTTTTTTTAGATACATATTTACAGTATATTTATAACAATGGCAGGGAGATTTTGGTCCATTTACGCCACAGATTGTTACTCAAGTACCACTTTGGTTGGCAATTGCTCTCAGGAGGAGAGGCAAGTGCTCCATTGTCCCTCCCCAGTGGATGACTGTTGGTAAGAAGCTttcgtattttattttttaacccCCAAAAAGGTTTTCAGTTGCGGTTGTTGTTGCGTCATGATCTTTAATGCGGATAAATGTGGTTGATTTGCCCCAATTTAAAAATGGCAATGTTTTAGTTGGTGGACAAGACCATACACCAGAGGTGTTCAATTGCgatatatgaaaataaagagaaagagagatagaCAAGGGAAATTTGAAGAATGTGTTTATGATTTACAATTTGTTCCAACAActttgatgttattttttgttgaatttcttaCTCTGCCCATCGACTCCAATGCAGCTTGTgacattattgttaaatagcGGCTGTAGTATACTGGAATTTTAACAAACCACTATTGTTTTTCATTGTGAgatttagtacaaagtgttgtcaaatgaTGTAGCTGAACTTGAGCAAACTGCTATTTTCTGTAATTGATAACACTAGCTTGTGTTTTGATTCTGATTTGGCCTTAGGTATTCTCaactatattttgttttaatgtttaaaaCTAATTGTTTTTATATTGCTCGTTTTTGCTTATGACTATTAATCAGCTGGTTCTTTTAAATTTCCCAGTCCTTTCGGTGGTCGACATGTGGACAGTAGTACTTTGATGCTTTGATCTTATTCCAGCTTAGAATTTGTTGGTTTAAGTTATAACAGGAAGTAGAGACTTTAATTTCTTCATAATATTTGTTTGTGACTAGATAAGTTGACGGAAGTGTTGGAGGCAGAGAGAAACTCCCAAGAGATGTCGGAGCATTTGCCATTTCATTATGTAGAAATTTCAAGACTTCTTTTTGACCAGTAAGTTTAGAGACATATGATAGAACTCTGTTGTTTTTTAACTCAATATCTTATTTAACTATATCAActaatatcttttattttttatttttagtgcacGTGACAACATTCCTGATGCATACATGGTGAGTTCAAAGAGTTTGACTTTCCAGAAACATGCTGCATGATTTTCTTCTGATGCTTAGTTTATTTCTCTTGTGAAGGTGAGATCTCTAATTGAGGACATCAGAGATGTAAGGTTTCATAAAGTTGAAACTGACTTGGAGGCATTCGATGGTCGAACATTTGCTGTGAAGGTAATTTTTCGAATCTTTTTGGCGATTTCATGGTTGTGAATGTCTGGATTGCAGCTCTGATTTGAAGTTTATATATAAGGATTTAATTCTATCAGTGTTGTGTACTCCATTTTTCAGCtgcatttaaaatatcaaactgGAAGAGGTAGCTTTAGGTTCTGTAGTTGAATTGTCTCGTCTCATTTATGCTCCTGCtaccaaattattttaaagaaagtTCCACTGTAATTAAATATGAGAAAACAAGAGGTGCAATGAACATAAAAGTTTGGTAATTAGCTTAGCccaataatcaatattctctGCATCCAGTATGGATTATTTTGAATCTTATAGTTTTATGCATCTCATTCATATATTAGGACAATTTAAACTGAATGCTAGCCTCAAGACAATTTATCTCTAAAAAAAGTGTCACTGTGTGATAGAGACAGAGTTGATGCCAAAGTTTGCATTTGATAGGCCAGTTTCTGTCGGTTAAGAGGTTAATGTGTTCattatttgttattgttattgttagttAGAGTTATGGCTCAACAGCTCGAATGACCAACGTTTTCTAGGATAGAAACACCGGAGTGATGGGTATTTCTATGAAaccagaaaacaaaaagaatgatGAAGGTCTGAAATCAGGAACCATATTCTTTGGAAGGAAAAAGAAGCAGATTATAGGAGAAAACAAAccagagagaaaaaaaatgctgAATTAGTTAGGGTGGAGGAAATGAAAGACAATGagggtaactttttttttttatgaagaagaaGACAATGAGGGTAACATAGATCTGGTTGCGATCAAGAATCAAGAGATGTTGGTTTTTTCTAGAGGAATTGAATAGGTGGAACGGTGGGATCTTGGTAGACAGCAACATACAACTATTAACAGTTCCACTGTTGGGCTTTAAACCGTGGGATCTGGGAAAATTATCTCAAGAGGCTATTTGATTTTCATCTTGAGGACAAGATGAAGGTTAAGGGGGAGTATTGACAAGTCAGTTACTGCTTGTGTTAGACAAGGTACTGAAGCTCTTCCTGCAGAGAAGACTTTAAAGGTCTATTATAGAGAAAAGGGAAAATATCAACATAGGGTTTAATGTTGTATTTAAGGACTTAGTTTGTAAAGCCTCTGTGAATACagttatttatgtttgtatAGTTTTATTCATTATAGTTTGTTAGGGTTAGTTTATTTCTTGTTATCTCTAAGCCTTTGTGAATGCCTCTGTGTGATTAGTTTCAGGCAGACTTTTAGATTGCACTTTGACTGGAATTTTACTGTGAGGGGAGATAGTTCTCCCTTGTGtaaacatttcatttttctcatcAATGTAGTTTCAGGGGTGAATAATTCCCTTTATGGCTATCTTAGTTTCGAGCAACATCAGTTTGTTAAGATGTTAGTTTGTTAACTGTTTGTTATTGTTAGAGTTAGTTGGGTAATTCGGAAATAAAGTATGTTGCCTATAAATATGAAGGGAGCCTTAGAGAGTGATCTATTGTGTCATTTGTATAGTCTTGTGGCCTTTTGGCCTTGGGAGAGTGAGAATCTGTTGAATACTCTAGGAATCATTTTGTGAACAGTGATCTTCCCTAATTTCTTGATAATACTAGTTCGTTTCTATCAGGTTTCTATTTGGAGAGGTTTGTAATTATCCCacaataataaaatgttttaaataaagGGGACATATACGGGATGTTGGTTCTCTTACACTTTTTCTATACTTGCATTTTGAATTGGATGCATATGCATCCCACCATTTTTAAGATCTTTTCCAGTTTTTAGAGTGTTTTGGCGTGTGACGGGGTGAAAATCTGGCTGGAAAATACAGGCGTTTGTCTTGTTACATATCTATTCATTTCTCTGCTGGCAATTTACATCATAATTCTTGGTATATTGCAGATTAAAAATTTATCCGCAATGGAAGTGAATATTGTTCGCCCATTTATTGGGAGAGCTTTACAAGCATTTTACAAGCATGATAGTTCAGATTTGATCCCAGACCCAGAGCGAGTTTCAGATAGACGGCCACAAGTTGCCCACAATGCCCCAAGAGTATGTTTGTTTGATACACTCTTAAGAAATGTTTCCTGTACTAACAAAATTAACCGTTTACTTATTTGCTATGTACTTTTTGTTCGAGTTTTATCAACTATATGTCGATAGCTTAAACATGTTTTACACTGTTCAATCATATTTGACTGTCTTGTCATGTCAAAATGTGTTCTTTGTAGAAAATGGTAAATTATGATTGGATGTCTTTATAAAACTTGTTTACTCTATAATTGTGAagtaatttaactttttaattatacttttttatgACATGCGATTTCTGCAAAGCTAGATACATTTTCACTGGCCTACTCATTTTTCACATCAAAgataaaaattcaatataattaaattttaaacgaTGAAAGACAAAAATGTTTGGTCTATCATACATGCACATAAATACATGTATATATTCTTTCGAATGGAATAGTTTTCATGCAGCTGGTATTTGCTTTTGCAGAGGCAACTACGAAGATAGTTATGTATAACTTGTTCGGCAGCAAGACTTCTAGATTGCTAAATCTGACTGGCTTCAAAGGTACATCATTTCCTGAGAAGCACTTGGGAGATATTTTTGCTGCTGCTTTCATTGTAAAATAGGTAGCTTGTGACTTTAGTTGAATCTTCAGAGACCAATGTTCTCCAAATTTTCATCACTGTTGGTTAAGTATCAGAAAAAAGAAAACGCACTTTATAGGGATTTAACATAGTTAAgccctttttaattttatttggttaattTTATTTGCAATTTGAAGTATGAGATTCAAACATTGTGTGTAATGTAAACTTATATGAATCAGAGAATTCACTACTGTTTGTTTACTGAGTTGAAGTGCAAGAAGTTTCCACTTCCAATTTATAAACTAGAAGACAAATTGCACCTATGAAAGAAATAACAGAGAATGAAATAAAGATATATGGAGGAACAGCAATAGATGATAAAGTTGCATATGTGCTGCTTCCCATTATTCTTCCCAGCACTTATATGTGACTCAGTTACACAAAGTCTATTGAACGTTAATTGGTTTCTCTTGGTATGTTGTTTTTTCACCCTGGGAATTGTGGATCCTCTCTAAGCCTGTGTTTGCATTCAAGAGACAATAAATATGCATTTTTCAGAAGCTACTAATATTAGTTTCTTGTTTTCACGGCAAAAAGGTTAGTCGATGTCCGACTGTGGCTACCAAACACTCAACCAAACACGTACTAAGTAAACTTTGGGCCTATTGATTCCCAAATTTCCTCCCCTTTTGGAAGTACACATTTGGGGAAAAAATTGTGTTGTCCGGATGCTTGTTTCCGGACGaaacagttttttattttttctcattctgcCTGGAACTTATTCCACTTCAAATAGTTTTTAATCGTCCCACGAGTATATGAACCATGTGATTATCGTGCTCACCTCGTACCTTTGATTGTTGTATTCATAATAAAACTGATTGATATGATATGTTGATTGTGTCTCTTAGTTGAATAATGTGagaactattatttatttatttttggttggaAAAAGTGAGGACTGTTGTGTTATATACAGTTTGTGTGATAATGTGATATACACACCGTGTATTGTGAAAAAACTTGACTACATATGATGGTGCACGATATGGAGTGATCCATGACGACGAGTTTAGAAAGATATATGTGACGGTCTGTACCACTAGTTACTAGTTTGCATGTACAGGTTGATGGTCTAGGGATGACTTGCTCATGTGGAAGAGGACAAATGTTATGAGAAGTACAATGTGTGATTTCATTAAGCAACAAATTCGCATAAACATGTTCGAAGTACAGTGTTATGAGTCTAATAGTACTATGTTATGAATCTTCACACTAACCTAAGCCACTATGTTAGATGAagattgcttttttgacatggaatacttcctattgacacaagtaatttactaaaaagtctccagcggtagttaacaacCGCTCAATGATACACCGGCAGTTAACAGCCACCGACactcagcggtagttaactgtcgttcTAATGTTTATGATATGAACGCAGAAACCACCATTTTCTGGTTATAGTGTTACATGcaaaacattttcattttcaatcacCCAAACCTCattatgtagcgtaagtgttttaattatttaaaagaatgtaacattagtgttttaattatttaatattatgtagcgtaagtgttttaactatataatattatgtaacgtaagtgttttaattatttaaaagaatgtagcgttagttttttaattatataatattatgtagcataagtgttttaattatataaattactgacaatgtaataattaatttgaatttcagATGTGGCATGATCAGACGGGTTACAAGTGTATAAATGCGGGGAAAAAGATGAGATAGCTTGGTAACCCTGAGGCGGGTTTGAGGTGGTTTTGGGAGCCTGTGGAGGGGTCTGGCCTGCATGATTTGATATACACGGGGACCAGTAGTTTTCATCTACCTGTGGGGGAGATGACGATTACTTTAGACGATGTGCATAATCTCCTACGCATTCCTATTCACGGGCGCATGCTGGACCACGATGAGGCAATGGGTCAGGAGCGTGCGATTGATTTGATGACCAGGTTGTTAGGCATGTCAGATGCTGATGCCCGGGCTGAGATTAGGAGTGAGTCTGCTAGTCATATCAGTTATCCCACACTCAAGCGGGTTTATGAACACCACCTGACAGAGGCTAGACGGCTGGAGGAGCCACATTCGAGGGAGGAGCTGCAGGAGAGAGGCATGAGGAGGGTGTGGTGTGTCAGGAGTTTCCTTCTATATCTCGTTGGTTGTGCGTTGTTCACTAACAAAACGAACAGACACATCGACTTGATTTATCTTGATTGTATGGCTGACTTGCAGGCGATTGGGAAGTGGTAATGGGGAGGGATGGCCTT containing:
- the LOC25497860 gene encoding DNA replication complex GINS protein PSF2; translated protein: MAGQSNHELSLFSAEELEFIAEDEIVDIVPNLKMDPLCLISGDFGPFTPQIVTQVPLWLAIALRRRGKCSIVPPQWMTVDKLTEVLEAERNSQEMSEHLPFHYVEISRLLFDHARDNIPDAYMVRSLIEDIRDVRFHKVETDLEAFDGRTFAVKIKNLSAMEVNIVRPFIGRALQAFYKHDSSDLIPDPERVSDRRPQVAHNAPRRQLRR